One Spinacia oleracea cultivar Varoflay chromosome 4, BTI_SOV_V1, whole genome shotgun sequence DNA segment encodes these proteins:
- the LOC110801744 gene encoding homeobox-leucine zipper protein GLABRA 2, whose product MGVDMSNNPSNSQFPKDFFSSPALSLSLAGIFRGAEDAAAEAAAKSAEVEDGEEGSGVRREDTVEISSENSGHARSRSEDDFMNVDDDDDDDGGGDDKGKKKKRKKYHRHTTEQIREMEALFKESPHPDEKQRQQLSKQLGLHPRQVKFWFQNRRTQIKAIQERHENSLLKTELEKMKEENKSLRENTQKTSCPNCGFANTSRDSTVTADDQQHLKLENAKLKAEVEKLRAVVGKYPPGRISPTAASHSTSNYQDNNNRSSLDLYTGVFGIDKLKIMDVVDKSLQELKKMATSGEPLWVKSLENDREILNYDEYIKEFPVESSSGSGKLRRSIEASRESRVVFVDLPRLVQSFMDVNQWKEIFPCLISKAALVNVISNGEGLNKDGAVQLMYAELQMLTPMVPTREVYFVRCCKQLSPEQWAIVDVSIDKLEDNIDASLIKCRKRASGCIIEDKSNGHCRVTWVEHVEWQKSTVHSLYRTIVNSGLAFGAKHWMSTLQLQCERSVFFMATNVPTKDSSGVATLAGRKSILKLAHRMTWSFCRAIGASTFNTWTKITTKTGEDVRVASRKNLNDPCEPIGVILCAVSSVWLPVSPTVLFDFLRDDAHRHEWDVMAKGGQVQTIVNLAKGQDRGNSVSIQTMKSKDKITWVLQDSSTNSYESMVVYAPVEIPGLQSVMTGCDSSNVPVFPSGFSILPDGSESRPLVLTSRQEEEKSSEGGSLLTIALQVVTNSSPAAKLTVESVEPVSSVIACILGNIKTSLQCED is encoded by the exons ATGGGCGTCGACATGTCTAACAACCCCTCGAATTCCCAGTTTCCCAAAGACTTCTTCTCTTCCCCTGCTCTCTCCCTTTCCCTC GCTGGGATTTTTCGGGGAGCGGAAGATGCGGCGGCGGAAGCGGCAGCGAAGAGTGCTGAAGTAGAGGACGGAGAAGAGGGGAGCGGAGTACGGCGAGAAGACACGGTTGAGATTAGTAGCGAGAACTCCGGCCATGCTCGTTCGAGGTCGGAGGATGATTTTATGAATGTTGACGATGACGACGACGACGACGGCGGTGGCGATGAtaaagggaagaagaagaagaggaagaaataTCATCGTCATACTACGGAGCAAATTCGTGAAATGGAAGC GTTGTTTAAAGAGTCACCACATCCAGATGAGAAGCAAAGGCAACAACTTAGCAAACAACTAGGCCTTCATCCTAGGCAAGTCAAATTTTGGTTTCAAAATCGCCGAACTCAGATTAAG GCTATACAAGAACGCCATGAGAATTCCTTATTGAAAACGGAGTTGGAAAAGATGAAAGAAGAGAACAAGTCTTTGAGAGAAAACACACAGAAAACATCATGCCCCAACTGTGGATTTGCTAACACTAGTAGGGACTCTACTGTAACAGCTGATGATCAACAACATCTAAAACTCGAAAATGCTAAACTTAAGGCTGAG GTTGAGAAACTTCGAGCAGTTGTAGGTAAATACCCACCAGGAAGAATCTCTCCAACAGCAGCTTCACATTCAACTTCAAATTATCAAGATAATAACAACAGAAGCTCATTAGATTTGTACACTGGTGTCTTTGGCATTGACAAGTTGAAGATTATGGATGTTGTTGATAAATCATTGCAAGAATTGAAAAAGATGGCAACTTCAGGGGAGCCATTGTGGGtgaaaagtttggaaaatgATCGAGAAATACTTAACTATGATGAGTATATCAAAGAGTTTCCTGTTGAGAGCTCTAGTGGTAGTGGGAAGCTTAGGAGATCAATAGAGGCCTCAAGGGAGAGTAGAGTTGTTTTTGTTGATCTTCCCAGGCTTGTTCAAAGCTTCATGGATGTG AATCAATGGAAGGAAATATTCCCATGCTTGATTTCCAAGGCGGCTTTGGTGAATGTCATCTCAAACGGTGAAGGTCTCAACAAAGATGGTGCAGTTCAGTTG ATGTATGCAGAGTTGCAAATGTTAACCCCTATGGTTCCCACAAGAGAGGTATACTTTGTGAGATGCTGCAAACAACTGAGTCCAGAACAATGGGCAATTGTGGATGTATCTATAGACAAGTTAGAAGATAACATCGACGCTTCACTGATAAAATGTCGAAAACGGGCTTCTGGATGCATCATAGAAGATAAATCAAATGGCCATTGCAGG GTTACTTGGGTAGAACATGTGGAATGGCAGAAGAGTACAGTCCATTCCTTGTACAGAACCATTGTTAACAGTGGCCTTGCTTTTGGTGCAAAGCATTGGATGTCTACTCTGCAACTCCAATGTGAACGCTCGGTTTTCTTCATGGCTACTAATGTTCCCACCAAGGATTCAAGTG GGGTTGCCACGTTAGCAGGGAGGAAGAGCATACTAAAGTTGGCTCATAGAATGACATGGAGCTTTTGCCGGGCTATAGGAGCATCCACTTTCAACACATGGACCAAGATCACAACTAAAACGGGCGAAGATGTTAGAGTCGCATCACGAAAGAACTTGAACGATCCTTGTGAACCAATTGGAGTTATACTTTGTGCTGTTTCTTCTGTTTGGCTTCCTGTTTCTCCAACTGTTCTTTTCGATTTCTTAAGAGATGATGCTCACCGTCATGAG TGGGATGTAATGGCAAAGGGAGGTCAAGTACAAACGATTGTAAACTTAGCAAAAGGTCAAGATCGAGGCAACTCAGTCAGCATCCAG ACAATGAAGTCGAAGGATAAAATAACATGGGTACTTCAAGATAGCAGCACAAATTCATACGAGTCCATGGTAGTGTATGCCCCTGTTGAAATACCAGGTCTGCAGTCAGTCATGACAGGCTGTGACTCTAGCAATGTTCCGGTTTTTCCATCCGGGTTCTCGATCCTTCCAGACGGGTCGGAGTCAAGACCCCTTGTGTTGACTTCTAGGCAAGAAGAAGAGAAGTCCTCTGAAGGAGGGTCTTTGCTTACAATAGCTTTACAAGTAGTCACAAATAGTTCCCCTGCAGCAAAGCTTACTGTGGAATCTGTAGAGCCTGTTAGTTCAGTTATAGCATGTATACTTGGGAATATTAAGACGAGTCTGCAATGCGAGgattag
- the LOC110801786 gene encoding 30S ribosomal protein S17, chloroplastic-like: MSLSFSLLKPPLSSSNPNPFLHGTTTKLSLLPSFSALSLSSSPPSSSTTYTFPVIKAMRSMQGKVICATNDKTVNVEVVRLAPHPKYKRRVRKKKKYQAHDPDNQFKVGDWVQLDKCRPISKTKTFLAVAPEGRQSSATRPKPIQAASDELGIPLESQVEGDKTV, encoded by the coding sequence atgtctctctctttctctctcctcaaaccccCTCTCTCCTCATCCAATCCCAACCCCTTCCTCCATGGCACCACCACcaaactctctctcctcccctcaTTCTCCGCcctatctctctcctcctcaccaCCGTCCTCCTCCACAACCTACACCTTCCCAGTCATCAAAGCCATGAGATCAATGCAAGGCAAAGTCATCTGCGCCACCAATGACAAGACGGTTAATGTCGAAGTTGTTCGTCTCGCTCCGCACCCCAAATACAAGCGTCgggtaaggaagaagaagaagtaccAGGCCCATGACCCGGATAACCAGTTCAAAGTGGGTGATTGGGTTCAGCTTGACAAATGTCGACCCATTAGTAAAACCAAGACTTTTCTTGCTGTTGCTCCTGAAGGTAGGCAGAGTTCTGCAACTAGGCCCAAGCCTATTCAAGCTGCTTCTGATGAACTTGGTATTCCTCTTGAATCTCAGGTGGAAGGGGATAAGACTGTTTGA